The following is a genomic window from Borrelia hispanica CRI.
TTCTGATTCTAATGATTCTGATTCTGATGATGTAACTAATGTAACAAGTGAAGAAGAAAATTATTGTAATTTGAGTATTATTTTTTTTACGGACGAAGGTCAGTTTTTTGATCTTACGCCTTATGCAAATATATCAAGTATTTCTTTAGAACTTAAGATTGTAGATCCCACATTAAAGACCGCGTCAAGTAGTTTTAGATTTGATGCAGGTGGACTTTCAGATGAATTTTTAGATTTTCTATTTTTCAGAAAAGAAGATGTATATGTGCAGGTTAAGGATGGTAACAAACCGTTATTCAAGGGGATTTTAGAAAAATTTTTCAATCGCGAAGTTTTGAACTCAACTCAAACTATTAACTTTGTAGTGAACGATTATTCTAAGCTTCTCAATATTGTTTTTGAAAAACCCATTCAATTTCCGATTAATTTCAATCCTGATTGGCTGTATGTGTATAATCCTTTGATCAAAGAACAATCCCTAGTACATCTAATTTTGGGCAAAACTAAGCTTAATGATGCAATTGATGATGATGGCTCTGAGAGTATCTTGAATCGAGTTCCCGCTGTAATTATTGATGAGGGTGAGGATATACAGACAATTCTTTCAGCTTTGCTTTATGAGTTTGGATATGCATATACATTTACAGGTGATGGCAAACTGCAAATTTTACCTATTTGGAAAAGTGAAGTTATCAAGAAGGATGTAGCTTATTGTTCTATAGATGCGAATAGTTATGTTTTGTCCAAAAGTAGTTCTAGTAGTTATGATTCTAATAGGGTTATTTGGAGAGAAGGTAAATTTCAAACTAAAGAAGAGTCTATTTCACAAAAGCGACCACTGTATTCTGCCCCTTTTCAAAATTATGGGGGTAGTTATTATGTTTCAGTTTTGCAAAAAGGAGTAGTATATCCTGATTTTGCAGACAAAATAGGTAGTGTTGTGTATCAAGAGTATGATCCTAAATGGTTTGATACTGCTTATACATGGGATTTTACGAGAAAAGAAGTATGGCATAACCATTATGCTCTAAATGAGCATTTAGCTATAGTTTCGACGCATAATCTTGAAACACGATTTAGTGCCGATTCTGATATTAAGCTTGTTCACGAGGAGTATTATCCAACAAAAGCGCGCATTTGGTTCAAAAATACATCTTCAAGTCAAGGTTCTCGTTATATTTACTATGTTGATATATATGGTGATGTTTTCTATACTACTGCTCGTAATACACTGCAAACTGATAATGCTGATGATTTTTACAGCAAACGATTCGAATATTCTACCCGCTTTATTTTTGATTCTGGTTCAGCCGTCAGACTTTTTGAATTTCTAACTAATTTACGGGTCAAAGGGCACACAATAGTTAATTTCAGATCAATTCAAGAATTGCATCTTACAGATTTTGTACGTCTAAAGTTTGAAGATTCAGGATTCGAACATTTTTTCTTGATTCTTTCAAAGAAAATTACCGGATTTGATATGAATATAAGATTGTATGAGTATGAGGGTCTTACATGGGGAGATTATACGCATTATGATTATTTGACCACTTCTCAGCATATAGGTGCTCAATCTCATTTAGAAGCTGTTAGTGAAGTTGTAGTCGCGCCTTTTAATCATGAGTTTGTCGTGGATGATAATTTTCAAAAACCTCATTTTGTTGCAACAGGCTTTAAAGATGAAGTTACGATTCAGGAGGCTTTTGAATTTGCAAAACGTTCTTCAACAAGCAAAATAAGACTACTTCCAGGTGATTTTTACTTGTATGGATCATTGGATATATCTAATTTACAACTTAAAGGAGATTATGGAGTTGTTGTAAGAACTAGTGGTTTTGTAAAAGATGTACTTGTAGCAAACCGTTCTTGTAAGTTGTCAGACATGACTATATTTCATCAACCTATTAGTGAATTTTGGATCAAGGGAGGTTCACTTAATGATAGTGAACAGTTGGATTCGTATTTAGAAGACAAAGAGTTTATTGGTGTTTCTACTTTGAGATTGTGTTCAAGTTACAAGGTAAGAGAAAAAGAGAGAACTTCTATTTATGCAGTTGATTCTAGCTTTATGTATTTAAAGAATATTATATTTCGCAACAACCGGGCTTTGGCATTAAAAGCCAACGGTGTTCAAAAAATTCTTTTTGAAAATGTTATTTTCAAGGATACAAATCAAGGCTTTGTTATTGATGATGTTAGTAATATGACACTTATTGGGGTTGAGATTGATTCTAATAAGAAGGCATCGGTTGCAAGTGGATTGAATGTCATCATTAGGGGTGGTGTTGTCAAGGCTAATGAAAATGGTTTACATCTAAAGCAATTTTCAAGCATCAAGGTTAATGGTGTTGAATTTAGCAATAATAAGGGTATTGCATTCAATATTAGTGATATTGTAAATGCGAGACTTTCTGAAAATAACTTCATAGAAAATAAAGTGGGATTAAAGGGTAGTTCTTTTGTTGATTTGTTAGTAAAAGATTTTTTTGTAAAGAATGAGCTTGGTATTTCTTTGACAAAGAAGTCTGATGTTGAATCTAGAATTGTTGATTTGAGTACTTACCAAGAGAATGTTAAGGACAAAGAGGAGGCTGCTTAATGGCTATTAGTGATGATGATTTTGAAGATATCAAAAAACGATTACAAGCTGATAATGTAAAAATCCAATTTGGAGTTGGAAATATGGAACAAGCAAAGACTTATGTTGGTAAACTTGGTGAGCCTATTGTAGTAGAAGATAAGGGTTTGTTTGCAATTTGTGATGGTAAGAGTAGTGAGAATCGAAAGTATTATCCGATCAATAAGGGACTTCCGCCAGTTTTAGATGATACTTTGGATTCTTATATACAGGATTTGGTTGAGCGATGTTTAGAGAATACTTATCCAGGCTTTTTGACGGCTGAATTTGCACGAGAAGGTTCACATTTGACCCGTTCTAAGTTGATTGAAGCTTTTGAAGCAACAAAGAAATTTTGTTTGCCAGATGGTCGCAGTCTGCCTGAAGGATGCTTTGTACGAGAGAAATTTGGAATATATTCTGCACCAAGTCTGTCGGGTAGATTTCTGAGGCACTATGATCCTCATGGATCTTATGATTATGTTCGGAGTATTGGTGATACTCAAAGTGATTCTTTTCGAAAACATGATCATTCTATAGATAACAGTAGTATTAGTTTTGATGGTTATCTTATTAAAAGTTTTTGGAAACTTAAGCGTTCTGGAGATTGGTCTACTGGTGATTATAGGTTTGTATATAATATGGAATTTGGCGATTATATTTCGAAATATAAATTTCCAGATTATACGGAATACTATGGGGATAGTGAAACTAGGCCTGTAAATTTAGCCTATTTGTCTTTTTACAGGTATGATTGGTAAGTTTCATGAGTAGTATTAGTCATAAAGATTATGAAGATATAAAGTCTCGACTTTCAGACAAATCTACCCGCATACAATTTGGGATTGGAAGTTATCTTGATTCTAAAGGTTATACAGGATCTGTTGGTGAACCTATTGTGTTGAAAGACAAAGATGTGTTTGGAATTTGTGATGGTAGTAGTATTGCAAATCGACGTTATTATCCAATGAATAAGGATATATCATCTATTTTAGATGATAATTTGGATGCTGTTTTAGAGCATACGATAGATTTTTTCATTGAAAAGGTTCCTGTTGGCACTTTGACGGCTAAATTTCCGGTTGAGGGTTCAAAGTTGAATAGGGCTAAACTCATTGAAGCATTTTCTAATACCAATAGATTTTGTCTGCCAGATGGTAGAAGTTTGCCATCAAATTGTTATGCAACTAGAGTTTTAGGTATAACTTCTGCACCAAGTCTTTCAGGTAAATTTCTAAGGCAATATGATGCTTCAAATTCAAGAAGTTTAGGTGATACTCAAAGTGATTCGTTATATAGGCATAGGCATGGCACAAATTATCGAAGCAAAGTTTCCTATTATGATAGATTTGATCAATGGTTAGTGAGAACCTTTAGTGTAGCTAGACGTGATTCTAGTTGGTACTGGAAAGATGGCCCTTATGATTTTGTATTTGACATAGATATAGGTGATTATATTTCGCGTTATAAGTTTCCAAGTCGTACACGAGAGTATGGTGATAATGAGACTAGACCTAAAAA
Proteins encoded in this region:
- a CDS encoding right-handed parallel beta-helix repeat-containing protein translates to SDSNDSDSDDVTNVTSEEENYCNLSIIFFTDEGQFFDLTPYANISSISLELKIVDPTLKTASSSFRFDAGGLSDEFLDFLFFRKEDVYVQVKDGNKPLFKGILEKFFNREVLNSTQTINFVVNDYSKLLNIVFEKPIQFPINFNPDWLYVYNPLIKEQSLVHLILGKTKLNDAIDDDGSESILNRVPAVIIDEGEDIQTILSALLYEFGYAYTFTGDGKLQILPIWKSEVIKKDVAYCSIDANSYVLSKSSSSSYDSNRVIWREGKFQTKEESISQKRPLYSAPFQNYGGSYYVSVLQKGVVYPDFADKIGSVVYQEYDPKWFDTAYTWDFTRKEVWHNHYALNEHLAIVSTHNLETRFSADSDIKLVHEEYYPTKARIWFKNTSSSQGSRYIYYVDIYGDVFYTTARNTLQTDNADDFYSKRFEYSTRFIFDSGSAVRLFEFLTNLRVKGHTIVNFRSIQELHLTDFVRLKFEDSGFEHFFLILSKKITGFDMNIRLYEYEGLTWGDYTHYDYLTTSQHIGAQSHLEAVSEVVVAPFNHEFVVDDNFQKPHFVATGFKDEVTIQEAFEFAKRSSTSKIRLLPGDFYLYGSLDISNLQLKGDYGVVVRTSGFVKDVLVANRSCKLSDMTIFHQPISEFWIKGGSLNDSEQLDSYLEDKEFIGVSTLRLCSSYKVREKERTSIYAVDSSFMYLKNIIFRNNRALALKANGVQKILFENVIFKDTNQGFVIDDVSNMTLIGVEIDSNKKASVASGLNVIIRGGVVKANENGLHLKQFSSIKVNGVEFSNNKGIAFNISDIVNARLSENNFIENKVGLKGSSFVDLLVKDFFVKNELGISLTKKSDVESRIVDLSTYQENVKDKEEAA